In a single window of the Streptacidiphilus sp. P02-A3a genome:
- a CDS encoding DUF4433 domain-containing protein, whose product MTPGHEHALLHFTHLRNLPSILDEGFMVSDAQMQARGGVPAECGDRNIKAERRTRKIRVAPHGAPADYVPFYFAPRSPMLYVINKGRVATYQDGQPPLIYLATTVGSVVATGRPFVFSDGNCAAVITDHSNDLAEIDKFVDWPLMRAPRWANTTEDGDRMRRRMAEFLVHEHLPLAAIEGFGTYDERATNSVRALLAERGLATPVTVRRDWYY is encoded by the coding sequence GTGACGCCGGGACACGAGCATGCCCTCCTCCACTTCACGCATCTGCGGAACCTTCCGTCCATACTCGACGAAGGGTTCATGGTCTCGGACGCGCAGATGCAAGCGCGCGGGGGCGTCCCGGCCGAGTGCGGCGACCGCAACATCAAGGCCGAACGTCGAACGCGCAAGATCCGGGTGGCACCGCACGGGGCGCCGGCTGACTACGTTCCTTTCTACTTCGCCCCGCGCTCGCCGATGCTCTACGTGATCAACAAAGGGCGAGTGGCTACCTACCAGGATGGCCAGCCTCCCCTGATCTACCTGGCCACCACCGTCGGCTCGGTCGTGGCCACAGGCCGACCCTTCGTCTTCAGCGACGGCAACTGCGCAGCAGTGATCACCGATCACTCCAATGATCTCGCCGAGATCGACAAGTTCGTCGACTGGCCACTCATGCGCGCTCCGAGATGGGCCAACACAACAGAAGACGGCGACCGCATGCGCCGCCGAATGGCCGAGTTCCTCGTACACGAGCACCTCCCGCTCGCCGCCATTGAGGGCTTCGGCACCTACGACGAGCGCGCCACCAACTCCGTGCGGGCACTTTTGGCGGAACGGGGACTCGCCACACCCGTGACTGTCAGACGAGACTGGTACTACTGA
- a CDS encoding macro domain-containing protein, producing the protein MITRGHGNLLLADADALVNTVNTVGVMGKGIALQFKRAYPANFDDYKTACDHDEVAVGRMHVHHMSQLDGPRFIINFPTKRHWRSPSRLEDISSGLAALREVIISEGITSIAVPPLGCGNGGLLWQDVAPLIERALGDLPGVEVRVWAPEGAPDARSMVVGTEAPGLTAARSAFIAALNRYMKRAMDRGLAFEARVSLIEAHKIAFFLQRLGLPLNLQFDKGVYGPYAPRLDSAVAAMEGHYIFGFGDGSSGAKAVLELDDSAVKEAEGLLADDQGFQDVDSRFSALVAGFEDAFGLELLGTVLFTADSLKASPADLDQVTDYIHEWNPRKRRLFTRQHVETAWARLSEQGLIGALVA; encoded by the coding sequence ATGATCACCCGCGGCCACGGCAACCTGCTCCTGGCCGATGCCGACGCCCTCGTCAACACCGTCAACACGGTCGGGGTGATGGGCAAAGGCATCGCCTTGCAGTTCAAGCGTGCTTACCCAGCCAACTTCGATGACTACAAGACGGCGTGCGACCACGATGAAGTCGCTGTGGGCAGGATGCATGTCCACCATATGTCCCAGCTCGATGGACCTCGGTTCATCATCAACTTCCCGACCAAGCGACACTGGCGTTCGCCGTCGCGCCTGGAGGACATCAGCAGCGGCCTCGCGGCCCTGCGCGAAGTGATCATCAGCGAAGGCATCACCTCCATCGCGGTACCGCCCCTGGGCTGCGGCAACGGGGGGCTGCTCTGGCAGGACGTCGCGCCCCTCATCGAGCGAGCCCTGGGCGACCTGCCAGGTGTGGAAGTGCGCGTTTGGGCTCCCGAAGGGGCCCCGGATGCCCGATCGATGGTCGTCGGCACCGAGGCACCCGGCCTGACCGCCGCGCGCTCGGCCTTCATTGCGGCGCTGAATCGCTACATGAAGAGGGCTATGGACCGCGGCCTCGCATTCGAAGCCCGGGTCTCACTCATTGAGGCACACAAAATCGCCTTCTTCCTGCAACGACTCGGCCTGCCGCTGAATCTGCAGTTCGACAAGGGCGTCTACGGCCCCTACGCACCGCGCCTCGACTCGGCCGTCGCGGCGATGGAGGGTCACTACATCTTCGGCTTCGGCGACGGCTCTTCCGGCGCCAAAGCGGTCCTTGAGCTGGACGATTCGGCCGTCAAGGAGGCCGAAGGGCTGCTTGCCGACGACCAGGGCTTCCAGGACGTCGACTCACGGTTCTCGGCACTCGTGGCGGGCTTCGAAGACGCCTTCGGCCTGGAGCTGCTGGGCACGGTGCTGTTCACCGCGGACAGCCTCAAGGCTTCTCCTGCAGACCTCGACCAAGTGACCGACTACATCCACGAGTGGAACCCGCGTAAGCGTCGACTTTTCACCCGACAGCACGTTGAGACGGCGTGGGCTCGCCTGAGCGAGCAGGGCTTGATCGGAGCCCTCGTGGCCTAG
- a CDS encoding enoyl-CoA hydratase/isomerase family protein, producing the protein MRVTLGDDGIAVLTLDRPAKRNALTSAMWGALPELLGQLAAEPGLRVLLVTGAGGTFSAGADIAELLDVYADPDSADAYHAVNVRAEEALAAFPRPTLAVVRGACVGGGCQLAVACDLRFAEPEARLGITPAKLGIVYPPVPTARLARLLGPARAKYLLFSGELLTAARALEFGLVEEVAADVEQRALEFARTLVQRSAQTQGAVKQVVTAALEGGDPASVSATWERASRTTPDVAEGLAAFLERRPPRF; encoded by the coding sequence CTGCGGGTCACGCTGGGTGACGACGGGATCGCGGTGTTGACGCTGGACCGCCCGGCCAAACGCAACGCGCTGACCTCCGCCATGTGGGGGGCGCTGCCGGAGCTGCTGGGGCAGTTGGCGGCGGAGCCGGGGCTGCGGGTGCTGCTGGTGACCGGGGCCGGGGGGACGTTCAGCGCGGGCGCGGACATCGCCGAGCTGCTGGACGTCTACGCCGACCCGGACTCGGCGGACGCGTACCACGCGGTCAACGTGCGGGCGGAGGAGGCGCTGGCGGCGTTCCCGAGGCCGACGCTGGCGGTGGTCCGGGGCGCCTGCGTGGGCGGCGGCTGCCAGCTGGCGGTCGCCTGCGACCTGCGGTTCGCGGAGCCGGAGGCGCGGCTGGGGATCACCCCGGCGAAGCTCGGCATCGTCTACCCGCCGGTGCCGACGGCCCGGCTGGCCCGGCTGCTGGGCCCGGCCCGGGCGAAGTACCTGCTGTTCTCCGGCGAGCTGCTGACGGCGGCCAGGGCGCTGGAGTTCGGCCTGGTGGAGGAGGTGGCGGCGGACGTGGAGCAGCGGGCGCTGGAGTTCGCCCGGACCCTGGTGCAGCGCTCGGCGCAGACCCAGGGCGCGGTCAAGCAGGTGGTCACCGCGGCACTGGAGGGCGGCGATCCGGCGTCGGTCTCCGCGACCTGGGAACGCGCCTCCCGCACCACCCCGGACGTCGCCGAGGGCCTCGCAGCCTTCCTGGAACGCCGCCCCCCGCGGTTCTGA
- a CDS encoding polysaccharide deacetylase family protein produces MIHFERRELLRLAALGAAGSLTAACADGSAPRAAVQAADTSTTPAAGTSTAPDADALPRLAAGLPFEISTGPRTRPAVALTFHGQGDPAIAAALLAEAARADARITVLAVGSWLDEQPQMAHRILDGGHELGNHTQTHRSISAMAPDAAYQEIARCAARLKQLTGTTGRWFRPSQAMDCTATVAAQARRAGYSHCLGYDLDSLDYTDPGPDAVTRTVLDAVRPGSVVSMHFGHPGTVAALPAILDGLHRRGLRAVTTSELFS; encoded by the coding sequence ATGATTCACTTCGAGCGTCGCGAGCTCCTGCGACTGGCCGCGCTGGGCGCCGCCGGTTCGCTCACCGCCGCCTGCGCGGACGGCAGCGCACCCCGCGCGGCCGTCCAGGCCGCCGACACCAGCACCACCCCCGCCGCCGGGACCAGCACCGCGCCGGACGCCGACGCGCTCCCCCGATTGGCCGCGGGGCTCCCCTTCGAGATCAGCACCGGACCGCGCACCCGCCCGGCGGTCGCGCTCACCTTCCACGGGCAGGGCGACCCGGCCATCGCCGCCGCGCTGCTCGCCGAGGCCGCCCGGGCCGACGCCCGGATCACCGTACTGGCGGTCGGCAGCTGGCTGGACGAGCAGCCGCAGATGGCCCACCGGATCCTCGACGGCGGCCACGAACTCGGCAACCACACCCAGACCCACCGCTCGATCTCCGCGATGGCGCCCGACGCCGCGTACCAGGAGATCGCCCGCTGCGCCGCGCGCCTGAAGCAGCTGACCGGCACCACCGGGCGCTGGTTCCGGCCCTCCCAGGCGATGGACTGCACCGCCACCGTCGCCGCCCAGGCCCGCCGCGCGGGCTACAGCCACTGCCTCGGCTACGACCTGGACTCCCTCGACTACACCGACCCGGGACCGGACGCGGTGACCCGCACGGTACTGGACGCGGTCCGCCCCGGATCGGTGGTCAGCATGCACTTCGGGCACCCCGGCACGGTCGCCGCGCTGCCCGCCATCCTCGACGGCCTGCACCGGCGCGGCCTGCGCGCGGTCACAACCTCGGAGTTGTTCAGCTGA
- a CDS encoding YncE family protein: MPISASTPPAPVPAPAVRARQRLLSITVAAALVGGGLLLSACGAAKPRSWQAAVAPVGQASATGAGTGVPLSVDEHLPGMPPLLSPTDVYAADRPGALSPVVRDFPSRIYVPNTLSNTVTVIDPATYKVSYTFDVGHEPQHVVPSWDLKTLWVNNDLGNSLTPVDPVTGKPGTPVDVHDPYNLYFTPDGKYAVVMASNDHALVFRDAHTMKVVKSVPSQCAGVNHADFSPDGRYFIVSCEFSGDLLKVDTEKMQIVAKQKIPFPGSMPQDVKISPDGKVWYIADMMANGVWELNGDTFATPTLLRTGAGAHGLYVSRDSRYLYISNRGEGSVSVLEFGTGRLVHKWQIPGGGSPDMGGVSADGKVLWLSGRYNSEVYAMSTEDGHLIARIPVGEGPHGLCVYPQPGRYSLGHTGVFR; encoded by the coding sequence ATGCCCATCTCCGCTTCCACTCCCCCCGCTCCCGTCCCCGCTCCCGCCGTCCGCGCGCGCCAGCGGCTGCTGTCGATCACCGTGGCCGCCGCGCTGGTCGGCGGCGGGCTGCTGCTCTCCGCCTGCGGCGCCGCCAAGCCGAGGTCCTGGCAGGCGGCGGTCGCCCCGGTCGGGCAGGCCTCCGCGACCGGCGCCGGAACCGGCGTCCCGCTGAGCGTCGACGAGCACCTCCCCGGGATGCCGCCGCTGCTCTCCCCGACCGACGTCTACGCGGCGGACCGGCCCGGCGCGCTGTCGCCGGTGGTCCGGGACTTCCCCTCGCGGATCTACGTACCGAACACCCTGTCGAACACCGTCACCGTGATCGACCCGGCCACCTACAAGGTGTCGTACACCTTCGACGTCGGCCACGAGCCGCAGCACGTCGTCCCCTCCTGGGACCTGAAGACGCTGTGGGTCAACAACGACCTCGGCAACAGCCTGACCCCGGTCGACCCGGTCACCGGCAAGCCGGGCACGCCGGTCGACGTGCACGACCCGTACAACCTGTACTTCACCCCGGACGGCAAGTACGCGGTGGTGATGGCCTCCAACGACCACGCCCTGGTCTTCCGCGACGCGCACACCATGAAGGTGGTCAAGTCCGTCCCCTCGCAGTGCGCCGGGGTCAACCACGCGGACTTCTCCCCCGACGGCCGCTACTTCATCGTCTCCTGCGAGTTCTCCGGCGACCTGCTCAAGGTCGACACCGAGAAGATGCAGATCGTCGCCAAGCAGAAGATCCCGTTCCCGGGCTCGATGCCGCAGGACGTCAAGATCTCGCCGGACGGCAAGGTCTGGTACATCGCCGACATGATGGCCAACGGCGTCTGGGAGCTGAACGGCGACACCTTCGCCACCCCGACCCTGCTGCGGACCGGCGCGGGCGCGCACGGCCTCTACGTCAGCCGGGACTCCAGGTACCTCTACATCTCCAACCGGGGCGAGGGCTCGGTCTCGGTGCTGGAGTTCGGCACCGGGCGACTGGTGCACAAGTGGCAGATCCCCGGCGGCGGCAGCCCGGACATGGGCGGGGTCTCCGCCGACGGCAAGGTGCTGTGGCTGTCCGGCCGCTACAACTCCGAGGTGTACGCGATGTCCACCGAGGACGGCCACCTGATCGCCCGGATCCCGGTCGGCGAAGGGCCGCACGGACTGTGCGTCTACCCGCAGCCGGGCCGGTACTCCCTGGGCCACACCGGCGTCTTCCGCTGA
- a CDS encoding FtsW/RodA/SpoVE family cell cycle protein gives MLILFAIAIAAFGDAEAVLALTGKMPSGFALQVGGLTVVALGAHMVVRRWAAYADPLILPITVLLSGLGLTMIHRLDISDAKEHAGVPSIANPLAKGQVEWLVIGVLVFSAFVIFVKHHRWLANYPYVLMAGSLVLLMAPAFFPSTYGAKRWIYIGSQTIEPDEFTKISLVVFFAGYLMANRDALALVGRKVWGVSLPRGRNLGPIIAIWVVSLLVLVFEVDLGTSLIVFGIFIIMLYMATERTGWVVIGLLMAAVGAYAVGSTSANVEGRINGWLHPMAVFASTNSGASDQQAQALFALGHGGFFGTGLGQGQPWLIGFADRSDWILAPFGEELGTAGVMVIIMLYVLMAERSLRTSVRLTDPFGKLTAGGLAAALILQIFVVIGGVIGLIPETGKALPFLAQGGSSMVANWIMVALMIKLSDAAGRTDLEPAPDPAATLTISAEEIAAARAEMEH, from the coding sequence GTGCTGATCCTGTTCGCCATCGCCATCGCCGCCTTCGGTGACGCGGAGGCGGTGCTGGCGCTGACCGGCAAGATGCCGAGCGGCTTCGCGCTCCAGGTCGGCGGCCTGACCGTGGTCGCGCTGGGCGCGCACATGGTGGTCCGGCGCTGGGCGGCCTACGCCGACCCGCTGATCCTGCCGATCACGGTGCTGCTCAGCGGCCTGGGTCTGACCATGATCCACCGGCTGGACATCTCGGACGCCAAGGAGCACGCGGGCGTCCCCTCGATCGCCAACCCGCTGGCCAAGGGGCAGGTGGAGTGGCTGGTCATCGGGGTGCTGGTGTTCTCCGCCTTCGTGATCTTCGTCAAGCACCACCGGTGGCTGGCGAACTACCCGTACGTGCTGATGGCCGGGTCGCTGGTGCTGCTGATGGCCCCGGCGTTCTTCCCGTCCACCTACGGCGCCAAGCGCTGGATCTACATCGGCAGCCAGACCATCGAGCCGGACGAGTTCACCAAGATCTCGCTGGTGGTGTTCTTCGCCGGGTACCTGATGGCCAACCGGGACGCGCTGGCGCTGGTCGGCCGGAAGGTCTGGGGGGTCAGCCTGCCGCGCGGGCGGAACCTGGGGCCGATCATCGCCATCTGGGTGGTCAGTCTGCTGGTGCTGGTCTTCGAGGTCGACCTCGGCACCTCACTGATCGTCTTCGGCATCTTCATCATCATGCTGTACATGGCCACCGAGCGGACCGGATGGGTGGTCATCGGCCTGCTGATGGCGGCGGTGGGTGCCTACGCCGTCGGATCGACCTCGGCGAACGTCGAGGGGCGGATCAACGGCTGGCTGCACCCGATGGCCGTCTTCGCCAGTACGAACTCCGGAGCGTCCGACCAACAGGCGCAGGCGCTGTTCGCGCTCGGGCACGGCGGCTTCTTCGGGACCGGCCTGGGCCAGGGCCAGCCGTGGCTGATCGGCTTCGCCGACCGGAGCGACTGGATCCTCGCGCCCTTCGGCGAGGAGCTGGGCACGGCCGGGGTGATGGTGATCATCATGCTGTACGTGCTGATGGCCGAGCGCAGCCTGCGCACCTCGGTCCGGCTGACCGACCCGTTCGGCAAGCTGACGGCGGGCGGGCTGGCGGCGGCGCTGATCCTGCAGATCTTCGTGGTGATCGGCGGCGTGATCGGGCTGATCCCGGAGACCGGTAAGGCGCTGCCGTTCCTGGCACAGGGCGGGTCGTCCATGGTGGCCAACTGGATCATGGTGGCGCTGATGATCAAGCTCAGTGACGCCGCCGGGCGGACCGACCTGGAGCCCGCGCCGGACCCGGCCGCGACGCTGACCATCTCGGCCGAGGAGATCGCCGCCGCCCGGGCCGAGATGGAGCACTGA